The DNA region TGCCAGCCGCTCGCGACCGCATACATCGCAGGACCTCCATCCGACGTCACCTGACGGCCCGCGGCTGGGGGCCCACCCCCAGATACGGAGCCGACCGGCGGACGGATCAAAGCCCATTCGGAAAAGTTCCGTCGGGTGGTGGCGGCGACGGCGTGGCGGTGGCGTCGTCGATCGGTACCGCCGCCGCGATCAGCTGGTCGAGCGCGGCACCGTGCACCACCCGGCTGGGGAACCAGTCCCCGGCGGCCCGCCGGGTCAACTCCGCGACCTGCGGCAACGTGCGTGCGGCGACCACCACGAGGTTGCCGTACCGGCGTTGTCGCAGCACCGCCGCGTCCGCGATCAGGCAGATGCCGGGCAGCACCTTCCGGACCGACGCCAGGTGTCGCCGGGCCCAGTGCAGCGGCGGCCCGTCGGCGACGTTGGACACCAGCTGCCCGCCAGGGGCGAGCACCCGGGCCACCTCGGTCACGAACTCCACCGAGGTCAGCTCCGCCGGGGTGCGGGCACCGGAGAAGACGTCCGCGATCACCAGGTCGTAGCTGCCGGTACGGGCCTGCTCGACCGCGCTACGGGCGTCGCCGATCCGGACCCGCAGGTTGCGGTCGGCCGGCAACGGCAGTTCGCGGCGGACCAGCTCGGTCAGCGCGGAGTCGATCTCCACCACCCGTTGGTGCGACCCGGGCCGGGTCGCCGCCAGGTAGCGCGGCAACGTCAACGCGCCGCCGCCCAGATGCAGCACCCGCAGCGGTACGCCCGGGTCGGCGGCCAGGTCGACGGCGGCAGCGATCCGCCGGACGTACTCGAACTCCAGATGCGTCGGATCGTCCAGGTCGACATGTGACTGTTGGGTCCCGTCCAGCAGCAGGGTGTAGCCCCGGCGGCGGTCCGGATCCGCGACGAGTTGCGCGGTGCCGGTGTCGACCTGGACCGGCGGCGGTACTGTCCTACGAGCGCGGCCCACGGTGGCAGTATGCCGGTACCGCTCCGGACATCCGGCGGCGGACGGGCTCAACGCGCGGCGGCCGACCGGCTCATCGCCGGGCGGCCGACAGGCTCAACGCCCGGTGCAGCAGTCGGGCGTCGCCGAGCATCGCCCGCAGCCGCCGCTCCAGCCCGGCGATCGGCACCAGGTTCTGCGGCGCGCGGGGGTCCTTGTACGGCGTCGAGGCGAACCGGGGCAGCACCGCCAGCGAGAGATCGGCCAGGGCGATCGCCGCCTGCGCCGTGATGTCCGGCCGGCACTCCACCCGGACGATGCCGGCCCAGGGAGCCCCGCGTGGCCCGGGCAGCCGCAGGTACCACGAGTAGGTTCGCCACCGGGTGCCGTGCAGGAACACCGGACTGCGTTCGGCCGGTCGCAGCCCGGTCACCACCGGGAGCAGGTTTGCCGGCAGGTACGTCTTGCTGACCGACTTGATGTAGCCGACGGTGTTCGGCAGCTGCCGACCGCGTAGCGGACCGTCCACCACCAGCAGTTCGTCATCGGCGCTGTCGGCACCGGCCCGGGCCTGCT from Solwaraspora sp. WMMD791 includes:
- a CDS encoding fused MFS/spermidine synthase, encoding MGRARRTVPPPVQVDTGTAQLVADPDRRRGYTLLLDGTQQSHVDLDDPTHLEFEYVRRIAAAVDLAADPGVPLRVLHLGGGALTLPRYLAATRPGSHQRVVEIDSALTELVRRELPLPADRNLRVRIGDARSAVEQARTGSYDLVIADVFSGARTPAELTSVEFVTEVARVLAPGGQLVSNVADGPPLHWARRHLASVRKVLPGICLIADAAVLRQRRYGNLVVVAARTLPQVAELTRRAAGDWFPSRVVHGAALDQLIAAAVPIDDATATPSPPPPDGTFPNGL